A genomic region of Metopolophium dirhodum isolate CAU chromosome 1, ASM1992520v1, whole genome shotgun sequence contains the following coding sequences:
- the LOC132953627 gene encoding zinc finger protein ZFP2-like — protein MTVHCRTHMEEKPYSCEVCKRAFTQINNLTLHRWIHSQDKPYSSDVYDKPFTHRMFSLKVHRNTGTGEKPHHCDECNKSFSQRCSLILHQRTHTGEKPYTCDFCKKSFSQQVTVTVHQRTHTGEKPYKCDVCDMSFSQKVSLTPHRRTHTGEKIFTCDGCDKSFSQSFNLMTHQRTHTGEKPYKCDVCGVSFSQSVNLTTHRRTHTEEKAFLCDVCGKSFTFRNNMTVHRRTHTR, from the coding sequence ATGACAGTCCACTGTCGAACTCACATGGAAGAAAAACCGTACTCGTGTGAGGTTTGCAAAAGAGCGTTCACTCAAATCAATAATCTAACACTACATCGGTGGATACACTCGCAAGATAAGCCATACTCGAGTGACGTGTACGACAAACCGTTCACTCATAGAATGTTTAGCCTGAAAGTGCATCGGAATACGGGCACAGGAGAGAAACCGCACCATTGTGATGAGTGTAACAAGTCGTTCAGTCAAAGGTGTAGTCTGATATTACATCAGCGGACGCACACGGGAGAGAAGCCGTATACGTgtgatttttgtaaaaaatcgtTCTCTCAACAAGTCACCGTGACAGTACATCAGCGGACGCACACGGGAGAGAAGCCATACAAGTGTGATGTCTGTGACATGTCGTTCTCTCAAAAAGTCAGTCTGACACCACATCGGCGGACGCACACGGGAGAGAAGATATTCACGTGTGATGGTTGTGACAAATCGTTCTCTCAAAGTTTCAATCTGATGACACATCAGCGGACGCACACGGGAGAGAAGCCATACAAGTGTGATGTCTGTGGCGTATCGTTCTCTCAAAGTGTCAATCTGACAACGCATCGGCGGACGCACACGGAAGAGAAGGCATTTCTGTGTGACGTGTGTGGAAAATCGTtcacatttagaaataatatgacAGTGCACCGGCGGACGCACACGAGATAG